The following are from one region of the Sandaracinus amylolyticus genome:
- a CDS encoding response regulator: protein MSEQPSVLVVDDNRFIQESLPALLEEEGYRVTVAINGEDGFRRVCTQAIDLVITDVAMPDVDGVELIRLMRLDPFFQRVPIVAMTAYGGRRMQEAKDAGADVCFEKPIDHPLLLDTVARLTRAASR, encoded by the coding sequence GTGAGCGAGCAGCCGTCCGTCCTCGTCGTCGACGACAACCGCTTCATCCAGGAGAGCCTGCCCGCGCTCCTCGAGGAAGAGGGCTATCGCGTGACCGTCGCGATCAACGGCGAGGACGGCTTCCGGCGGGTGTGCACGCAGGCGATCGATCTCGTGATCACCGACGTCGCGATGCCCGACGTCGACGGTGTCGAGCTCATCCGGCTGATGCGGCTCGATCCGTTCTTCCAGCGCGTGCCGATCGTCGCGATGACCGCGTACGGCGGCCGCCGCATGCAGGAGGCGAAGGACGCGGGCGCCGACGTGTGCTTCGAGAAGCCGATCGATCACCCGCTGCTGCTCGACACGGTCGCGCGGCTCACGCGCGCGGCGTCGCGCTGA
- a CDS encoding alpha/beta fold hydrolase gives MVFLPIAERLARAALRARGIRGRVIDTPVGRVNVYEGRGAGTLPPVVVVHGIGSAGAPFGPVLARLLPHVRRVVAPELPGHGFSGPPRGALTPDTLLDVMRDVLDRVIDEPVILCGNSLGGAIVLRYARDRPEKVHGLVLLSPAGARMNDDELADVRRAFHMPTTADAHAFVARVYHRTPPLTSLFASGIRARMGSPVVQGLLAGARPDQAATPEELAALAMPVTLVWGCSERLLPASDLAYFREHLPRHARIEEPDAVGHCPHFDDPALVARVILDMARQVSATPRA, from the coding sequence ATGGTCTTCCTTCCGATCGCCGAGCGTCTCGCGCGCGCCGCGCTCCGCGCGCGTGGCATCCGCGGCCGCGTGATCGACACGCCCGTCGGGCGCGTGAACGTGTACGAAGGGCGCGGCGCGGGGACGCTGCCGCCGGTCGTCGTGGTGCACGGGATCGGCTCGGCGGGCGCGCCCTTCGGGCCGGTGCTCGCGCGGCTGCTCCCCCACGTGCGCCGCGTCGTCGCGCCCGAGCTGCCGGGTCACGGCTTCAGCGGTCCGCCCCGCGGCGCGCTCACGCCGGACACGTTGCTCGACGTGATGCGCGACGTGCTCGATCGCGTGATCGACGAGCCGGTGATCCTCTGCGGCAACTCGCTCGGCGGCGCGATCGTGCTGCGCTACGCGCGCGATCGACCGGAGAAGGTCCACGGCCTCGTGCTCCTCTCACCCGCCGGCGCGCGCATGAACGACGACGAGCTCGCCGACGTGCGCCGCGCGTTCCACATGCCGACGACCGCGGACGCGCACGCGTTCGTCGCGCGCGTCTACCACCGCACGCCGCCGCTCACGTCGCTCTTCGCGAGCGGCATCCGCGCGCGCATGGGGAGCCCGGTGGTGCAGGGCCTGCTCGCGGGCGCGAGGCCCGATCAAGCGGCGACCCCCGAAGAGCTCGCCGCGCTCGCGATGCCGGTGACGCTGGTGTGGGGCTGCTCGGAGCGGCTGCTGCCCGCGAGCGACCTCGCGTACTTCCGCGAGCACCTGCCGCGTCACGCGCGCATCGAGGAGCCCGATGCGGTCGGGCACTGCCCGCACTTCGACGATCCCGCGCTCGTCGCGCGGGTGATCCTCGACATGGCGAGGCAGGTCAGCGCGACGCCGCGCGCGTGA
- a CDS encoding Kazal-type serine protease inhibitor family protein, whose product MTRSFVRAQLALSLAGLALAGCMMDSAAKVPADGAEPALDVASLGAADSARSIPAAPWCQLVEGELTQARPTALFTFEGGCDDTFIDLANRDGRDLFVALYEERDGRWALVARNDDCSADTFNACLSTSTRAGVRYLVMATSYSYAVRNRPAAMSFHLTVSCNGADGECVVPGEEPTAQACGSRGLPECPEGFFCAFEAGSMCGADDRGGVCARRPDACIALYDPVCGCDGHTYGNACNAASAGVSVAHDGECPAPGGEGEPCGARLGDTCDEGFYCAFAPEAICGRADATGTCAPRPDACIALYDPVCGCDGRTYGNACNAASNGVSVDHDGECARAGQGEGETCGGIAALECASGLACDYSASGCNIADVAGVCVVDEPRACTREYRPVCGCDGNTYSNDCVRRAAYVGLAHTGACR is encoded by the coding sequence ATGACTCGCTCGTTCGTTCGCGCGCAACTCGCGCTTTCGCTCGCCGGCCTCGCGCTCGCGGGCTGCATGATGGACTCGGCCGCCAAGGTCCCCGCCGACGGCGCGGAGCCCGCGCTCGACGTCGCGTCGCTCGGTGCCGCCGACTCGGCCCGCTCGATCCCGGCCGCGCCCTGGTGCCAGCTGGTCGAGGGCGAGCTCACGCAGGCGCGCCCCACCGCGCTCTTCACCTTCGAGGGTGGCTGTGACGACACCTTCATCGACCTCGCGAACCGCGACGGTCGCGATCTCTTCGTCGCGCTCTACGAGGAGCGCGATGGCCGCTGGGCGCTCGTCGCGCGCAACGACGACTGCAGCGCGGACACGTTCAACGCGTGCCTCTCGACCTCGACGCGCGCGGGCGTGCGCTACCTCGTGATGGCCACCTCGTACTCGTACGCGGTCCGCAACCGCCCCGCGGCGATGTCGTTCCACCTCACGGTCTCGTGCAACGGCGCGGACGGCGAGTGCGTGGTGCCCGGCGAGGAGCCGACGGCGCAGGCGTGCGGCAGCCGCGGCCTGCCCGAGTGCCCCGAGGGCTTCTTCTGCGCGTTCGAGGCGGGCTCGATGTGCGGCGCCGACGATCGCGGTGGCGTCTGCGCGCGCCGTCCCGACGCGTGCATCGCGCTCTACGATCCCGTCTGCGGCTGCGACGGCCACACCTACGGCAACGCGTGCAACGCGGCGTCGGCGGGCGTCAGCGTGGCGCACGACGGCGAGTGCCCCGCGCCGGGCGGCGAGGGCGAGCCCTGCGGCGCGCGCCTCGGCGACACCTGCGACGAGGGCTTCTACTGCGCGTTCGCGCCCGAGGCGATCTGCGGTCGCGCCGACGCGACCGGCACCTGCGCGCCGCGTCCCGACGCGTGCATCGCGCTCTACGATCCCGTCTGCGGCTGCGACGGACGCACCTACGGCAACGCGTGCAACGCGGCGTCGAACGGCGTGAGCGTCGATCACGACGGTGAGTGCGCGCGCGCGGGCCAGGGCGAGGGCGAGACCTGCGGCGGCATCGCGGCGCTCGAGTGCGCCTCGGGCCTCGCGTGCGACTACTCGGCGAGCGGCTGCAACATCGCGGACGTCGCGGGCGTGTGCGTCGTCGACGAGCCGCGCGCGTGCACGCGCGAGTACCGCCCGGTCTGCGGCTGCGACGGCAACACGTACTCGAACGACTGCGTGCGCCGCGCGGCGTACGTCGGCCTCGCGCACACCGGCGCCTGCCGCTGA
- a CDS encoding glutathione S-transferase family protein, whose translation MTIELYRFPYSCYARKVQAALELARVPFTIVDVPYLDRDVMTKVAPGYPMVPVLRHGSDVITGSREILEALVQREPAVAALVPDGREAVVWAYHDFVDSTLEIPMFQAATPGIRARFATHNERLFFTFIKERRWGAGCVDRWAREQSALLESARTMLAPTRASLRRHPFVAGETPTLADTALYGHLAMLAYADRALVASLGEEIVAFTARLQALGVAPPA comes from the coding sequence ATGACCATCGAGCTCTATCGGTTCCCCTACAGCTGCTACGCGAGGAAGGTCCAAGCCGCGCTCGAGCTCGCGCGCGTGCCGTTCACCATCGTCGACGTGCCCTACCTCGATCGCGACGTGATGACGAAGGTCGCGCCGGGCTATCCGATGGTCCCGGTGCTGCGCCACGGCAGCGACGTGATCACAGGCTCGCGCGAGATCCTCGAGGCGCTCGTGCAGCGCGAGCCCGCGGTCGCGGCGCTGGTGCCCGACGGGCGCGAGGCCGTGGTGTGGGCCTATCACGACTTCGTCGACTCGACGCTCGAGATCCCGATGTTCCAGGCCGCGACGCCGGGGATCCGCGCGCGCTTCGCGACCCACAACGAGCGGCTCTTCTTCACGTTCATCAAGGAGCGCCGCTGGGGCGCGGGGTGCGTGGACCGCTGGGCGCGCGAGCAGAGCGCGCTGCTCGAGAGCGCGCGCACGATGCTCGCACCGACGCGCGCGTCGCTGCGCCGTCATCCGTTCGTCGCGGGCGAGACGCCGACCCTCGCCGACACCGCGCTCTACGGCCACCTCGCGATGCTCGCATACGCCGATCGCGCGCTCGTCGCCTCGCTCGGCGAGGAGATCGTCGCGTTCACCGCGCGTCTGCAGGCGCTCGGAGTCGCGCCCCCGGCGTGA
- a CDS encoding N-acyl-D-amino-acid deacylase family protein, translating to MAERLHVQNGTLFDGTGAPGRPADVVVEDGHIAAILPPMQRVHDARVIDASGAWISPGFVDVHTHYDAEVELLPGLPESVRHGVTTVVMGSCGLSMAVGDPVDLADMFCRVEGIPRATVKPMLERVKTWDGPAAYFDHLASLPLGPNVAALLGHSAIRAAAMGLPRSLTKGARPTEPELARMEALLGEALDAGYLGLSINTLTWDKMDGDGDLRSRPTPSVFATWSEYRRLARQLRARGRILQGVPNVSTKVNVLLFFLESLGVTRPGLKTLLITMMDAKAARLPFRAAGFMASLVNRFLGADLRFQSLPNVFDLWVDGMEAPIFEEIGAGTAALHERDDEARARLLREPAFRRRFRREWGSWLLGRAYHRDLDDTEIQECPGDRALVGKSIAQVARERGVDPIDALLDLVAEHGRALRWYTVIGNDRPEWLRWIVAHPAVLIGFSDAGAHLRNMAHYNFPLRLLRMAKDERVMPIERAIHRLTGELASWLGIDAGHIAEKARADLVVIDPEGLTSEVDRIVEVEMPGFDGLSRLVRRNDRAVRSVVVGGREVVRDGAPLETLGRERSGSLLRAG from the coding sequence ATGGCCGAGCGTCTCCACGTCCAGAACGGCACCCTCTTCGACGGAACCGGCGCCCCCGGCCGTCCTGCCGACGTCGTCGTCGAGGACGGGCACATCGCGGCGATCCTGCCACCCATGCAGCGCGTGCATGATGCGCGCGTCATCGATGCATCCGGTGCATGGATCAGCCCGGGCTTCGTCGACGTGCACACGCACTACGACGCGGAGGTCGAGCTGTTGCCCGGGCTGCCCGAGTCGGTGCGTCACGGCGTGACCACCGTCGTGATGGGCTCGTGCGGGCTCTCGATGGCGGTGGGCGATCCCGTCGATCTCGCCGACATGTTCTGCCGCGTCGAGGGCATCCCGCGCGCGACCGTGAAGCCGATGCTCGAGAGGGTGAAGACGTGGGACGGCCCCGCCGCGTACTTCGATCACCTCGCGTCGCTCCCGCTCGGCCCCAACGTCGCGGCGCTGCTCGGACACAGCGCGATCCGCGCGGCCGCGATGGGCCTGCCGCGCTCGCTCACGAAGGGCGCGCGCCCCACCGAGCCCGAGCTCGCGCGCATGGAAGCGCTGCTCGGCGAAGCGCTCGACGCCGGCTATCTGGGGCTCAGCATCAACACGCTCACCTGGGACAAGATGGACGGCGACGGCGATCTGCGATCGCGCCCCACTCCCTCGGTGTTCGCGACGTGGAGCGAGTACCGCCGCCTCGCGCGTCAGCTCCGCGCGCGCGGTCGCATCCTCCAGGGCGTACCCAACGTCAGCACGAAGGTGAACGTGCTGCTCTTCTTCCTCGAGTCGCTCGGCGTGACGCGCCCCGGGCTCAAGACGTTGCTGATCACGATGATGGACGCGAAGGCCGCTCGCCTTCCGTTCCGCGCCGCGGGCTTCATGGCCTCGCTGGTCAATCGCTTCCTCGGCGCCGATCTGCGCTTCCAGTCGCTGCCCAACGTGTTCGACCTCTGGGTCGACGGGATGGAGGCGCCGATCTTCGAGGAGATCGGCGCGGGCACCGCGGCGCTCCACGAGCGCGACGACGAAGCGCGCGCGCGGCTGCTGCGCGAGCCCGCGTTCCGACGTCGGTTCCGGCGCGAGTGGGGCAGCTGGCTGCTCGGTCGCGCCTATCACCGCGATCTCGACGACACCGAGATCCAGGAGTGCCCGGGCGACCGCGCGCTCGTCGGCAAGAGCATCGCGCAGGTCGCGCGCGAGCGTGGTGTGGACCCGATCGACGCGCTGCTCGATCTCGTCGCGGAGCACGGACGCGCGCTGCGCTGGTACACGGTGATCGGCAACGATCGACCGGAGTGGCTGCGCTGGATCGTCGCCCACCCTGCCGTGCTGATCGGCTTCAGCGACGCGGGCGCGCACCTCCGCAACATGGCGCACTACAACTTCCCGCTGCGCCTCCTGCGCATGGCGAAGGACGAGCGGGTGATGCCGATCGAGCGCGCGATCCATCGGCTCACCGGCGAGCTCGCGAGCTGGCTCGGCATCGACGCGGGACACATCGCGGAGAAGGCGCGCGCCGATCTCGTGGTGATCGATCCCGAGGGCCTCACGAGCGAGGTCGATCGCATCGTCGAGGTCGAGATGCCGGGCTTCGACGGGCTCTCGCGCCTGGTGCGCCGCAACGATCGCGCGGTGCGCAGCGTCGTGGTCGGAGGGCGCGAGGTGGTGCGCGACGGCGCTCCGCTCGAGACGCTCGGCCGCGAGCGGAGCGGCTCGCTCCTCCGCGCGGGATGA
- a CDS encoding MBL fold metallo-hydrolase: MRIHHLNCVSSCPLGGWIFDGRTESIVRRGRFVCHCLLIEAGRELVLVDTGFGLRDVADPESRLSKLFLALLAPDFRDELTAIRQVERLGFEPRDVRHIVMTHLDFDHAGGLDDFPWATVHLLESERESAMAQRTWLDRQRYRPQQWSTSGSWRTYRASAGERWHGFERVLALDGVPDDVVMVPLIGHTLGHAGVAVRRGEGWLMQAGDAYFFHAEMDPKRPRCPPGLRAYQWMMEKDRRARLANQRRLRDLVARDEGVEITCSHDVREFERLSGRSAAVPRHAMRPPPHAPRGVEIAR, encoded by the coding sequence GTGCGCATCCATCACCTGAACTGCGTCTCGAGCTGTCCGCTCGGCGGCTGGATCTTCGATGGCCGCACCGAGTCGATCGTGCGCCGCGGGCGCTTCGTGTGTCACTGCCTGCTGATCGAAGCAGGACGCGAGCTCGTGCTCGTCGACACCGGCTTCGGCCTGCGCGACGTCGCCGATCCCGAGAGCCGCCTGTCCAAGCTCTTCCTCGCGCTGCTCGCGCCCGACTTCCGCGACGAGCTCACCGCGATCCGCCAGGTCGAGCGGCTCGGCTTCGAGCCTCGCGACGTGCGGCACATCGTGATGACGCACCTCGACTTCGATCACGCGGGCGGCCTCGACGACTTCCCGTGGGCGACGGTGCACCTGCTCGAGAGCGAGCGCGAGAGCGCGATGGCGCAGCGCACGTGGCTCGATCGCCAACGTTATCGACCGCAGCAGTGGAGCACCTCGGGCTCGTGGCGCACCTACCGCGCGAGCGCGGGCGAGCGATGGCACGGCTTCGAGCGCGTGCTCGCCCTCGACGGTGTGCCCGACGACGTCGTGATGGTGCCGCTGATCGGCCACACGCTCGGCCACGCCGGCGTCGCGGTGCGACGCGGCGAGGGCTGGCTGATGCAGGCCGGCGACGCGTACTTCTTCCACGCCGAGATGGATCCCAAGCGCCCGCGCTGTCCGCCCGGCCTGCGCGCGTACCAGTGGATGATGGAGAAGGATCGACGGGCGCGCCTCGCGAACCAGCGACGCCTGCGCGACCTCGTGGCGCGCGACGAGGGCGTCGAGATCACCTGCTCGCACGACGTGCGCGAGTTCGAGCGGCTCTCGGGCCGCTCCGCCGCCGTGCCGCGCCATGCGATGCGCCCTCCTCCGCACGCGCCGCGTGGCGTGGAGATCGCGCGCTAG
- a CDS encoding glycosyltransferase — MPPHDARASDVGCVAIGRNEGDRLVRCLRSLAGRVAHVVYVDSASTDGSAARARELGADVVELDLSIPFTAARARNEGFARLREIAPELRYVQFVDGDCEVVEGWLETARARLEQDRSLAVVCGRRRERFKDASVWNRIIDVEWDTPVGEASACGGDAMMRIDAFVEVGGFDGSLIAGEEPELCVRLRRAGHRIERLDAEMTLHDAAMTHVSQWWKRTVRAGHAFAEGAALHGASEQRHWVQETRRIFFWGAVVPGIAVGAAVPTLGASLALLAAYPVSASRIYKSTRARGRSRADSAAYAVSVSVGRFAELQGALKYHLGRARGRRSGLIEYK, encoded by the coding sequence GTGCCTCCACACGATGCCAGGGCGAGCGACGTCGGGTGCGTCGCGATCGGTCGCAACGAGGGAGATCGTCTGGTGCGCTGCCTGCGCTCGCTCGCGGGGCGCGTGGCGCACGTCGTCTACGTCGACTCCGCGTCGACCGACGGGAGCGCGGCGCGCGCGAGGGAGCTCGGCGCCGACGTGGTCGAGCTCGACCTCTCGATCCCCTTCACCGCGGCGCGCGCCCGCAACGAGGGCTTCGCGCGCCTGCGCGAGATCGCGCCCGAGCTCCGCTACGTGCAGTTCGTCGACGGCGACTGCGAGGTGGTCGAGGGCTGGCTCGAGACCGCGCGCGCGCGCCTCGAGCAGGATCGATCGCTCGCCGTCGTGTGCGGCCGCCGTCGCGAGCGCTTCAAGGACGCGAGCGTCTGGAACCGCATCATCGACGTCGAGTGGGACACGCCGGTCGGTGAGGCATCGGCGTGCGGCGGCGACGCGATGATGCGCATCGACGCGTTCGTCGAGGTCGGCGGCTTCGACGGATCGCTGATCGCCGGTGAGGAGCCCGAGCTCTGCGTGCGGCTGCGCCGCGCGGGACATCGCATCGAGCGCCTCGACGCCGAGATGACGCTGCACGACGCGGCGATGACCCACGTCTCGCAGTGGTGGAAGCGGACGGTGCGCGCCGGGCACGCGTTCGCCGAAGGGGCCGCGCTCCACGGCGCGTCCGAGCAGCGACACTGGGTGCAGGAGACGCGTCGCATCTTCTTCTGGGGTGCGGTCGTGCCCGGCATCGCCGTCGGCGCGGCGGTGCCCACGCTCGGCGCGAGCCTCGCGCTGCTCGCCGCGTACCCGGTGAGCGCGTCGCGCATCTACAAATCGACCCGGGCGCGAGGTCGATCGCGCGCCGACTCGGCCGCCTACGCAGTGTCGGTCTCGGTCGGCCGCTTCGCAGAGCTGCAGGGCGCGCTCAAGTACCACCTCGGCCGAGCACGCGGCCGGCGAAGCGGGCTCATCGAGTACAAGTAG